The DNA window GTCGAACCTGGCTTCACTATCTCCAGGCGCAAGATAACAGTGATCGGGTCCGACCTATACTGCCAATATTAGATGAGCAAGCTTTCAACGGGATGTGCCGGTGGGTGATGTACACCAAAATGACTAAATATGAGACCACGATTTTGAAAAGACATATGCAGAGTGATCCATCATTGGGACGTTGCGCTCCATTGAATATCGATGTTCTCAAGAATTTTCTAACAAACTTATAAGCGCTGTAGATAGAATTTCACCCTTTCATTTGTGCAGTGCAATTGTTTTAGGGAACACAACTCGGCTATCACTTCCGGTCTCTTTCCGTTATTTACTCTTTAAAACTGTTTATGTTCTCAtttgccttttttctttttagGGGAATTGTTGCGGTGGGCCTGATTCATGATGATATACTCAAAACGTCGCTGCTATTGGGGGTGGCATTAAAAAATCAATAGAAATGATCTAAGGCAGTGGTCTCTTCATCTAAACATAAATTTATATAAAAAGAATCACTACTATCGCCCGATTGGTGTGGATACCTATGACCTCCTGTGCCCACTTGAATGTTCCTCTTATGTATCAATTATATGGTTCATCTCCATCTGTTAGGGTATAGATCTAGCGCGAGGGGTAGATCCACGGAAACATCGTGGTTCGCAGTCTGCTTGTTGGCCGTAGCCAATACCTCAGGGCCTAGTGAATTCTAATACTCGGCAACGTACTACATCACACCCTGTGGATTACTATCATACCACTTGTCATTAGTCAATAGGGGATAGCCAGGGTCCTCAGGCAGAATGTATTTCGGCCAACAAGGGTTTTCCCAGGTCAAAAAGCATCAGGTATTCGTCGAAATGCTTGGGATGACGAGCATCCGATGGCTTATACAACAGTTAGAATAGCGTCAATTCCTaccaaaaagaagaaattctGCATGCAGTTGTAGCCCTCAGGGTTTGTGTCGGCATGTAATCAGGGCGGAAACATGGACAAAATTTGTACATCACTAAACTGCTTTGGGTTTTTGGCgttcttggcattgtgcgtTAATTTCCCTTTTCAGGCGTTCTGTGTTATAAAAGTAATTTTTGGATAATACTCTGAAAGCCAGACATTTCctatcttgcgattttcgatCGCAGCTGGGAATTACTAGAACTAAGATGAAAAAgatgtcggagtggaattcccactagtaatttactaggatccatcttccgcatcctgatcacctgatctgatccatcagatctaggcgtccagcgtaATTTCcgcattccggcagttttcccgctttctgcccctataaattcCAGGATAAttgatagactgaataccatcgtttcCATCATTGTCCCAATCAGACAgcttggtagaattactagtgattacgcttatttcccatttccacaaaaGATCCAGACCTCCAAGCTCCACATTTTCGCCCCCAACCCTCGCTCAGCATTATTTGGCCTCATTCTATTGCCGGAAGCTGAAGCTGAAGTCCGGGGACCATTCCAGGCTGCCAGCTTGGAAACCTCATTTTGCTATTTTTTCTCGTTTCCCTTTCTCTAACGCTCAACCCTTCTTGTTGCCTGTCCGTGATGCTGCGCATAAAGCGACGCAGAAAATGCATCAATCGGTCGCTGAAGGGATGCCGAACATGCCGGTAGGTATTTATCCTCTCACCATCCAATGGCCGACAGGCTCCGGCGGGTTCATATGCAACAAGTACCGTAGTGACTGGTGAGATGCGCAGCGTTCGACACGTCAAGTGCGACGAAAATCCTGGAATATGCAACAACTGCAAGTCTACCGGCCGTAAATGCGATGGCTATGATCTGCATCGCTTGCCAGTCAGAAAGCGAGCTTTATCATTTACCTGGAGTATTTACCCTCACCCGGGGTGGGTAACCACCATGGACGAGCGACGATGCTTTTCATACTTTCGATATTGCTCCATTCCTGGATTCGGTGCTTTCTTCGACTCTCCTCTCTGGCAGAAAATCATATTACAGATTAGTCATGTCGACCCAGCTGTGTATCACGCCGCCAATATGCTCGGTGCCCTTCACGAAGACTCGGACGCGAACGAAATGCGCTTGTCTGGGGAAAACCTCCAGCGAGCTCGTCATCGCTTCGCACTTCAGCAGGCCTCGCGAGCAAATACCCACCTTTCACAACGTCAGACCTCGAATGACCCTCGGTACCGGGAAATCATACTGATATGCTGCCTGCTTTTTGTCATGTCCGAGTTATTACTGGGACGATATGACCGTGCCTTCCAACATCTGCATAGTGGGCTTCGCATCCTCAAAGAGACACAGGACTATCATTCAACAATTAGTCTAGACGATTCGCTGGTTCACGTCTTCGAACGGTTCGACATCGAATCCGCCCATTTTGGGCTAGGCACTCCGTTCTTGTTTACCCATTTTGGAGTTGATGATGGCGTGCATACTCTGGACCTTTTTTCTCGAATGCAAACTGTGTCGGATGTTCACCGAAGTGTGACTTTTCTTTTGAATACGGGTATCCCTTTTCTCGCCCGATGCTGGCCATCGTCCGCTATTGAAATTGCAGCGGAATACAATGACTTGTTCCAGAGGCAGCAACAGGCTCTGTCCCTGAATCACGGATTTCAACACCATTTTTGGATATTCCATCGTGACTTCTATCATACCCTTTGTGCTCGTGACCAGCAAGGTGTTGATTTGCTTCAACTCCAGAGTCTTGGACAGATCCTCAGTTTGAAGACCTGTCTCATCAAAGGGCCAGTACCTGCAAGCTTGACACCAGAATATATCCGCCTGTTCTCAGCACATCGAGCATTCTTAGCCAAGTCATTTGATCGCCCAACATTTACTATGGATTACGGCGTCCTCCCAGGTTTGTGGGTGGTGGCCTCGCAGTGTCCAGACTATTCAATTCGCTTGCAGGCAATATACACCTTGCAAACCTGGCCCCACTGTGAAGGGATCATTAATTCTAACGTCATTGTCTCGATGGCTTTAAATCGTCTGTACGCAGAATTACGGACTCGTGGCCAATCATACAGCTCGATTATGGGTACTGacatggaagaagagctgtCCAGGTTTCTGTTTGACACGTTGATGTCGACGCAGCAGGGAAAGAACTGGTCGATTATTCGCGGAACTGATCTGCTTCTGAACTATTCTTAAGAGTGCATGCCTAGATCTGAAAGCTTATTTCATTATCGTCCATGTCTATGTAGATAAACTAAGTAAGCAATCATAAATATAATATCTGACTTGATTTCAACGTTCGCCTTTCAATAATTATCCAAAATTCAATGCAGAGTAGCCTCAAACAGAGCAGTAGACTGTCCGACTGATTCCTCGTTCCAGACCTTTACCACCTTGAACCCAGCTTTCTCCAAAAGAGCTATCCATTCCTTCTCGGTTCGTTCTAAAGAGGAGAATATCTCCATCATATGTATATCAAGTGTCGCGGCGATCGGAGGGACATCGAGATCTTCGGACACTGTATGCTCATGAACGAACAAAACAGAGTCCTCCGACATGGCGTCTCGGATTTGTGCAAGAGTATCAAGAGCTTGCCTATCCGGGAAATCGTGCAAGACCGTTCTCATATAGTACGCTCTAGCACCGCTAATAGGTTGTGGCTCAAACATGTTGTGGCTGATAGCGATAATCCCTTCGGGCAGAGGTTCCTTGATGGTTTCAATGACCTGAGGGAGATCCTGCAGGACGAGCTTGCCCGGGAGGTCTGGGAAATGCTTTTTAAATGCCGCGATATCGTGGCCCACGCCGCCACCAATATCAACCAGCAAAACCTGGTCTGGGGAAACCCGCAGCCTTTCCTGTACCGGATAAATTTCGAACCAGTCTGCACCACGATACTGTTGGCTCTGCGTCATCACCGAGTTGAACGCCTCTTGTTTTGTGGGATTTTGGCTCAACCATTCAAAGTAATGGCTCTTAGTGTTGTAGGCGAGCTGGAAGGGAGCATCATATGCGTCTTCCGGGTTCGTGTAGTTATTCAATTCAAAATAATCAAATAGCTTTGCAGTTACTTGCATGTTGGTATGGCTGGAATCTATTGTAAGCACTGACCATACCAGATAGACAGTCTGAAATACCTACAAGTGCTTTATCATGTCCCCGGGCACTGACCCGGTGCCGAATACCATTGCCAGTGGCAGAGGCTTGTATGAATCACTGGTTGTTTGTTTGAAAATATGGTGAGCAGACAAAAAGCGCATAATACGTCCTACGAAATAGTCAGCAAGACCCCAGTTTTACATGGAATAGAGTGTCTACTCAGAAGCTTGTCGTCCCCTTTGACGTTGGAGGACAACTCTTTCAGTGACATCTCCTTGCCTTGAGATTTAACGAACGCATCAAAGACTCCCATACCCTGGGCTATCCGGATGACGACAATGCCATAGTGCTAACCAAAGCTATATTAGTGATCTCTTCAGTGAGGTAGATAACATAGGTAAATTAATTCTGGAGGAGCATACCGAGAAGCAAAATCGTTGGATAGGCAGTTGGGGAGGCTCCAGTGCTGATTGCAGTTGATTGATGACCCCCAGAAGCTGCATGCGATCGGCATCCTGGATCTTGTCTGGAGGTGGGAGGTTTGACAGAGCAGACGTCAGGGTAGAAGTCAGGTCTGAGAGGACACttgccatggctgcagtCCAGATTTTGGAAACTGGAAGAATCAGGTTGGGAATAttgaagaagtgaagaagagcAGATAACCGGAAGGAGGGGAATTTTTGGCCATCTTTATAGTCTGCTTTGCCTAGGTATATCGATAGAAATGAAATGGAGACCGTGGAGCTCGGCGATTGAAAAGGCCACACATCTGCCAATAAGAAGAGCTCTGGCAGTACTAAACCTTAGCTCATATTTTAGTTCGTCGAACTTCCACGCTTCGGCAAATCAAACCGTTTCGTGTAATAGCAATGTGGGGGCGGCCCACCATGCAATATTCGATGGAATTTTTCACCTATTGAAATCGTAATCTAACACACGGAGAATTTGCTGTAACAAAAGCAGCTGATTTGCCAAGACTCTCAGTACCCCCACCAAGATTGATTATAGACAGAGACTTAGAAAAGACCAGGAAAGACACCAATATTCCCATCCCAATGATTTAGAACGCAGGCACTATATTAGAAATATTTACTCAAACAAGCAATAGTCGCAGACCTCCGCGATACTCATAATTAATCACAGACCCATAGGAACGGTGTGTCTAACGAACCTCCATTGGAGAAGCTAGGCCCCTGCCTCAAAAAGAATTGTTAAACTATCAAAATTACCGTCAAGACCTGGAATAAGGCCTTTGGCACCTTTGGGCCTAGCGGTATATTTTGCTCTGCATTTTTGGTTGTCAAATTAATAATGCGGTGAGGGCCCAGCTACACTGGGCGGGTACATGTGTGATACGACATGAATGACGTCATGATGGTTTGTGGAAGTGCAAAATAAGAGTATTAGCTAGTAATTTTACCAGGCAGTCTGATGTGACtgatgaaaacgatgatattTTGTCTAGCTATTATGCTGGATTTCATAGagggcagaaagcggaaaaaactgccggaatgtggaaattgcactggacgcctggattccctggaagatcaggtgatcaggatgcagaagatggatcctagtaaattactagtgggaattccactccgacatGATTCATCCAGAAATAACTTGTCATTGCTAAATTCGCATCACTCCGAATACATCGCTTTCGCTCACATAAATATTCTTCTTTCGATACCCTGAAAATGGCTTCTCCGGATTATACTCTCTACCACAACACGTACTCCATCTGCTCCATCATGGTTCGTCAAACAATAGCGATTCGAGGCCAACCAAGGGATGGATACCCCGCAATACCAATATCTGAAGTAGTCGTCGATATTTTCAACGAAGAGCAACTCTCGCAGCATTTCCTATGCGAAATTAATGCACTTGGCCAGGTACGAGCCTCAACGTGCACAGCCTGAAGCTGCATGGAACTGTGCTGTGCTGACTGCGGCGTTAGGTTCCAGTGCTGGAGTCAAAATGGCTCGAGAAGCCCATCGCTGATTCTGTTGACATTACTCACTTCCTTGCAGAGCGCTATCCATCCTTGATCCCGGTGTCGCACAATGAGCAGATTACCAAACTGCTCAATGATCTCCATGCGCTCAACTAtttctccttgtccttctctGGCCGCGAATATGTTGCCGAGGGACTCAAACAGAGTGTCATCAAGAGGCTCGCTGGAGAAGTATCGCCTCGGTACCGAGATGCTTTGACCTTCAAATTAGGAGTGTGAGTGTCCTACCGTTTTGTTCGTGAATTTCCAGTGTCAGACATGCTCCACCGGGCCGGATTTGTAAAATGAATAAATCTGACTGCTCATTAAGGCTCGAGCGGGACAAGGTTGGTGGCCTTAAGCCTGGCGTTCCAGAGAACATGAGCGAACAAGCGCTCGAGCTGATGAGAGTTTTCGAATCGCTTGTGACGTGGCCACCTTCTCGAGGTGAAACGGCCGAGTCGTGgctctttgatcttctgcaTCCCACAGCACTCGATGCTCATCTTACAACTTTCATAGCGAGAATGTTGGACATTGGGAGAGACAGCATCATTCCAGAGAAGTTGAAAACTTACGCGGATCGTGCGATGCAGACGAAGGAATGGAATAGCGTCATGCAGGGGCGAAAGACCATGGTTGTAAAAAAGGAGTGTTGCAGCCTGCCACAATATGGGCGTCAATACTCGCCACTACTTGATCATTGGAATTTGCGAATTTTTGAGATCGCATGACTAACATGACGACACTCCCTCGTCAGAGCCGTCTAGATAGTCGAGATAgcttcacttcttcctcttttaGACAATCTGATACACATTatcatcttccaggaaggTCAGTAATCAAGCTCTCAAGACGAATAGCCCTGGAACTTCCATTCAACTTAGTGACTGCAACTGAACATTTGATATTCATCATCACGGACACTTTGAATTTGCCCATTACTGCAAAAAACCAACCCCTTGAACTGAACCATGATGTTGCGATAATTGGCAGGAGGTATACTGCAGATTTTTGGGCCACAGTACAAGCTCAAATGAGACAGCTAATCCAGAACCTTGAAGAGCTCTATACGATGTAGCAAGTAGCACATAATAAACCCAGTTCATCTTCATAAAGGGTCAATTCAAACCCAATCACCCTCATTATCTACGGTGTTTCCAGCCTCGACAGCTGTCAACAAATTGGCAGATCTGTGGTTCTAACATCAGTGCCCCCAAGCACACAATCGACGCATTTCGTTCGGTTTCGGTACACGTATTCCTCGCGGTCGTGGTCCGTTATCCAGCAAACTGACATCTCTGCCAGAGGAATGTCTCCCCTTCCGGTGAGGTAAAGACAGGAAGCTAAATAGATGCTGTCCTCCAAAGCTTGAGTGGCACCATTTGCGGAAATTGGAAGAAACGGATAAGATGCGTCTCCGAGTTGAACGACCAAATTATCGGCTAAGTTCCATCGTGAACTAACATCGCGCAAAGCCAACTTCCACTCCACAATACTCTGCTTGGATATCTATCTTCCAGATGAATGCCAAAAGACATTAGTCCCATGATAAGTCTTCTGTGATCTCGCAAATTATATCATCGGCATCGACAGTGGTTGACCATGATTCTGCTGAGTCCCCAATGTCCTTATTTTGGACGGGTAAACGTCAAAAATCTTGGTCGACCGTGTTGTTTCAGATCCAAACCTACATTTTCAGTCAAGAGCGACGTTGTGGTGTGTTTAGAAACAAGCGTAATTGCATACGTATTCGAACTAAGATATACTCGaacatcatcaacggcgTTTTTCAGCATGAAGTAGTGCTTGGATTTTATGAGCCGCTCGAGTATTGATAATTTTAACTTAACGTGCTGGGAAGATAGACGACACACAACTAGTTGGCCATATTGACAGTCCAGAGCAAACCTGCCACCAAAGCTCGATATGTTGCCCTTGACCTCCGTCTGCCACAACAATTTGACTCGGCTGGTCTTGCCTCGCTGCTCTATGACGGCCAACCGACCAAATCTTCTGATACCAATCATCAGCTCCATATACTTCGTGGGTGCATGAGGCCTGGGGCTGAGTGGAACCTAAGATGCTTTGCCCAAAACATCGGTTGTCTGTCATCAACTTATTACCCTGAGACCATCCACCGTGTCTTTGTAGATAGCCAATGGCATGCCCTGAACGTGTTGTACGCAGACTGACATAAAATAGCATAGTTATGTAATGCTTCGTCACATTTTGCCACTATCTGGAAACACCCGAAAGCATGGATCGACCTGAATACGGCAGAGAAGGTCTTTGTGCTCAGTAGCATAGAGGTTTTTCGCACTCATGAAGAGTGCATCGATGAAGCGAACCTTTCTACTGCACCTAATGGTGGCCATTATTTTACGTGTGGAATGCTACCAGAGCTTGATAGTGATATTTGGCGACATTTCAGCTAGAAACTCTCAAATCGTTCCCAGCTCCCGCGGTCTATTAAGCGAACCTAACATCTAGATGGCCGGACAGCGGCAGTGGATTTTGTTTGGGTATTGGAGACTTAAAGCGCCGAAACTGTTCCGCCCTTAGACCCTGTTGTCAAATGATATGGATGTCCATTTTCCGTTTTTACAAAGGCAAACCCTTAGTAGGAAGGACGGGGTTTGGCCCGTGATGGGTACTATCTATATCCGAGAGCTGGCTGGCTTCTGAATACTTCGACCATCACAGACGCTCCTGCCCACTCTCTCTCCCACTAGCATACTACTCGCCATCGTATTCGCTGCTGGTATAGTTGGCAGCACACTCGCATCCGCGACCCTAAGCCCCTTCATACCATACACGCGCCCGCTCTGATCCACAACCCCGCCTTTCTCACGACTAGCCATTCGACACGAACCGCAGTAATGGTAAGTTGTTGAATAATGAGCTTTTATGTAACCATCCAGCATCATATCGTCGGCTACAACTTGCGCGGTTATGCCCAGCGGAGCTGTAAGTAATGTTTGCATGGTGGGCGACGTGAGCACGGCGTACGCAGTGCGCACAACCTCTCGTGCCAAAGC is part of the Penicillium psychrofluorescens genome assembly, chromosome: 4 genome and encodes:
- a CDS encoding uncharacterized protein (ID:PFLUO_005806-T1.cds;~source:funannotate), which encodes MASVLSDLTSTLTSALSNLPPPDKIQDADRMQLLGVINQLQSALEPPQLPIQRFCFSHYGIVVIRIAQGMGVFDAFVKSQGKEMSLKELSSNVKGDDKLLRRIMRFLSAHHIFKQTTSDSYKPLPLAMVFGTGSVPGDMIKHFHTNMQVTAKLFDYFELNNYTNPEDAYDAPFQLAYNTKSHYFEWLSQNPTKQEAFNSVMTQSQQYRGADWFEIYPVQERLRVSPDQVLLVDIGGGVGHDIAAFKKHFPDLPGKLVLQDLPQVIETIKEPLPEGIIAISHNMFEPQPISGARAYYMRTVLHDFPDRQALDTLAQIRDAMSEDSVLFVHEHTVSEDLDVPPIAATLDIHMMEIFSSLERTEKEWIALLEKAGFKVVKVWNEESVGQSTALFEATLH
- a CDS encoding uncharacterized protein (ID:PFLUO_005807-T1.cds;~source:funannotate) gives rise to the protein MVRQTIAIRGQPRDGYPAIPISEVVVDIFNEEQLSQHFLCEINALGQVPVLESKWLEKPIADSVDITHFLAERYPSLIPVSHNEQITKLLNDLHALNYFSLSFSGREYVAEGLKQSVIKRLAGEVSPRYRDALTFKLGV